AGGGTTCGCACCTAGAGGAATACCTAAGTACCTGACAGGTAAAGCAACTTCCACACATCCCAACAGACCACACATATCTGTCACCCAATCTTGTTCATAGTTAACCGAAATCAAATTGGACTTATCAAAGTTAATACTCAAACCTGACATCAAATCAAAATAACGCAAAAGCCTCTTATAATTCATGACTGTCTTCGTTTCCTGGGGgcaaaataaaattgtatcATCTGCAAACTGGAGATACGATAGCTCTATGTTATCCCTTCCAACTAGCAGTTGAGAGGCGTCCATTCCTATCTGCCTCACCCACCATCCTATGCAAGCCCTCTACGACAAGAACAAACAGAAAGGGTGATAGATGGTCTCCTTGTCTAAGACCTCTCTCCATTCTAAACGGCTTGGATGGTGACCCATTAAACAACACCAACATAGACGCTGTAGTTACACATTCCTTTACCCATGACCTCCATCTAAGACCAAAGCCCATCTTCTATAACACGATATCCACAAAGCTCCATCTCACCTTGTCGTACGCTTTTTGAAAGTATAACTTAATAATTGCCGCCTTCTTATTGCACAATTTCAGCCATTGGACCGTCTCACAAGCAATAAGTGCACCATCATGTATTTTGCGGCCATGTACAAACGCAAATTGAGTCTCTCAACACTAAACCTGGCATCACTACCCATATTCTTCTCACCAAAACTTTCGATATCACCTTATACACACAACCAACATACTAATCGGCCGAAGgtcttttatttcctttgctCCCATAAATTTTGCAGCTAACGCCACCCATGTTATATTAGCGTCCGTAGGTAACCTCGCACTTTGGAAAAACTCCATCACAACTTCTGTAAATTCCTGGCCAATCTCACCCCAACATTTCTTTATGAAGTTTATGTTATATCCATCACTACCTGGCGACCTACTAGATTCACAGTCCCAGACTGCTTGTCATATTTTCTCAGGCGATGGCATCACCTCTAACCCTGCTACCTCTTCCTCACCAATTTGCCTAACCAACCCATCACGAAACTCAATCATAGGAGCATATTTCTGCTGATACATCTCTCCTTATAAAGCCCTCTGATTGCAAtctttattccggcctgattctGTACCAACCTTCCATTAATTAGCAGGGAGTCGATTCTGTTATTTCTCCTTCTAGCCAATGCAAAGTTATGAAAGTACCTCGTGTTCTTGTCCATATCTTTAGCATATTGAGATCGAGACATCTATTTCCAAAGAATCCCTTTTCTGGTGTACCACTTCGCACAGCAAGTCACAAGAGCCTTCCGTCTAGCCTCCACCATCTTGTCATAATTACCAGTACTAACCATATCATCGACATTCTTAATCTCTTCCTCCAATTTCTTGATTCTGTTGTCCATGTCCCTAAAGTTGTCCTTATGCCATCTTCTCAGCGGTACAGACAAGGCCTTCAGCTTATTAGTGAACTGATCATCCCCCAAATTTCTCCACTCATCCTTCACCATCCTCAAAAACCCTCCATGAGTAAACCAAGAATCCAGGCTTCGAAAAGGTCTAAGGCCCATACTAACCCTTGTATCTTCTAAAATCAACGAACAATGATCTGATAGGCCTCTAGGTCCCCCTTTCATCCGAGTATCCGGAAACTCCTCTAGCCACTCTAAACTGACAAGGATTCTATCAATGCGGCTACAAGATTGACCTCGGAACCATGTGAACTTCCGATCTGATAGCGGTAAATCTACTAGCTGTAAGTCTTGCACCCAATCCTTAAAGTCCTCTGCAGAAGCTGGTAAACTAGTAGGGTCCTTCCTTTCCTCCAATCGTAATATCACATTAAAGTCACCCATTAAGCAAACCGGAACCTGACATAAGCCCACAATATAGCTTAACTCTTCCCACATCACCAGCTTCTCATTCTGCACATGGGCTCCATACACTAAGCAGAAAGCAcagttaaaattattttttgtcagCAAACCTTCAACGCAAAGCCAACCGTCCCCCTTATAACAATTCGAACGTTTAAACAACAAATCATCCCACATTAATAATAAACCTCTGGAGGCACCCACAGATTCTAGATAATCCCAGCCCACGTGCACAACCCCACAATCGTACTACATCAAACTTAGTCACAACCTCTCGCTTCGTTTCAATAAGTCCTAACATATTTAACCTATACTTTTTCTTCAACTCTTTCACCATACTCATCTTCCCAGTCTCTCCTAATCATTTTAATAAAGTTTTACACACCTTGTTATGTTTCTTGGGTCTGCTCCTACtggctttctccttctttttcgccATTCTTCTTTTAGCCACAATAACTTCATTTTGACTTTACAAAATGGCCATAATGTCTGCATCTTCATCATACAAAACCGCAGCAGACTCCTTTGCCAACtgtcatatttttttatttccatTTAACTGCTCTTCTCTCGTTATCCTCCGATCATGACCTCGATTTAAAACCTCTGTTTTAGTTTCTGAACTAGCATATTCGACAACTTGTTGTGTAGGATTTTCATATGCCACAACTTCGTCTACCCCTCTTACCCCTAGCACATTGATCTCCTTTTCATGGCCTTGCATTTGTTGGACCTCTTGTGTAGCCATAATCCCTGCATTCCCACTCTGTCTCTCCAGTTCTTGTGCACCGTCAGCCTCCGCCACCACTGCCTGCCTAGGAAGGCTCTCTGCGTCACACTCCTCTCGAGGTTGGCCTGTGTTCGGTGCTCCCACAGCTGCACGATCTGCCACGCCTCTCCACCGAACTTGGGAGCGCGCATCATAATCCCTAGGCACAACTTCCATCTGTTCGCGCACATTTGCACCTGGGAGTGTGTGGCTTGATCTGCCCAGCCCTTCACTGATCCAGCATGGACTTACCTATTTTGACATGGCCCCGTCAGAAGGATCCTGACCCGGCATGGTATCCCTAGCGCGTTCAACGAGTTTCTGCTTCCCATCCACTGGCCCGTCTCCTCTCATCAACCCCTCAAGTTCCCAATCTGTCTTAGGCCTATCAACTTCTTGGCCCAAAGTGGGCATAACCTTATAGCAAAGTTTGGGTCCCCCACAATCTTCTTGACCCAAAGTGAAATTAGCCATATGGCACTGTTTGTCTCCCTCTCCAATGCTCAAACCGTGGC
The Arachis stenosperma cultivar V10309 chromosome 7, arast.V10309.gnm1.PFL2, whole genome shotgun sequence genome window above contains:
- the LOC130939286 gene encoding uncharacterized protein LOC130939286 yields the protein MYQQKYAPMIEFRDGLVRQIGEEEVAGLERACIGWWVRQIGMDASQLLVGRDNIELSYLQFADDTILFCPQETKTVMNYKRLLRYFDLMSGLSINFDKSNLISVNYEQDWVTDMCGLLGCVEVALPVRYLGIPLGANPRLAKTWKPIIDKVEDKLNLWKVKSLNKAGKLVLIKSVLNSLSVYYLNLYKMPKSVAEKLIGLQRRFLWSKEDGNSGIPLVKW